GCCGACGCCGTCGTCGGAAAGCAGGGTGTTGCCGAGACCGAGCAGCACGACGGAGCGCTTCGCGCCCCCGTGCGGGCTCACGGCAGGTACTTCCTCGCGATGACGACCGCACCGCCGTCGAGCTTGTTGGAGACGAACAGCTCGTCCGCCAGCCTGCCGATGGCCCCGAGTCCCGCGCCGAGGCCCTCCCCGCGCGCGATCGCCAGCTCCTCGACCCGGCGCCCCCTCGAGACGCCGTCCATGAGCGCGTGCTCGATGTCGTCGAAACCCGGTCCGTCGTCCGTGGCGGTCAGCTCGATGCAACGCGCGGGTTGCTCGCTGTACGCCGCGTGGACCTCGCCGCCGCCGCCGTGGCGCAGCGTGTTGCTCGCCAGTTCCGCGGCGATCAGCTCGACCTCACGCACGGCGATCGGGTCGAGCCCGCAGGCCAAGGCGAGCACCGCGCACCGGTGCGGCCAAGCGAGCACGTCGGACTGGCGCCGGATGTGGCCGGTTATGCTCGAACGCATCGGGCACGCCCACGTGCGCTCGGTCATGCCGCCGTGCGTCCTCACGCCGGGGCCTCGGCCGCGTAGCGCACCACGATGCACGTGGCGTCGTCGTGCGCCTTGCCGTAGTGCTCCAGCAGGCGCTCCGCGATCTCCTGCGCGGTGCCGTCCGTGTAGCGCTCGAGGTGGATGCGGCTCGACAGCCCGTCGGACGACAGCGAGAAGAGCAGCTCGTCGGGCAGGCCGAACTCGAAGCGGAGCACCTTGCGGACGCGATGCCCGACGATGCCGGGCGCGGACACGGGGTGGATGGAGCGGTCCGCGTGCGCCTGGAAGTGCACGTTGCCCA
The genomic region above belongs to Actinomycetota bacterium and contains:
- a CDS encoding anti-sigma regulatory factor, whose amino-acid sequence is MTERTWACPMRSSITGHIRRQSDVLAWPHRCAVLALACGLDPIAVREVELIAAELASNTLRHGGGGEVHAAYSEQPARCIELTATDDGPGFDDIEHALMDGVSRGRRVEELAIARGEGLGAGLGAIGRLADELFVSNKLDGGAVVIARKYLP